The Ipomoea triloba cultivar NCNSP0323 chromosome 14, ASM357664v1 region tgagtatttgacacCATACCTAATCCGAAGCTatcaaaacattttttttttgttccccGACAACTATACCTTTATCTTTTTATCTTCCCAACAACAAGCTATGGTGTTATCTTTcactataaaattaaaaatagcatTGCATTATAGAGGTGTCATACCATTATTGAATTCCTGTTGATATTAGTTCCAGTTGCTTCTTCTCTGAAGCTTACACACAATCAAAGTAACTAACAAAAAATTGCAGTTGCATTCACACACAAACAGATCTAGAGATCGAAGGATGGCTTGTGTAGCTGTAGCTTCTCTTCTCAGAACAATAGAGCTTGAGTTCTTGCAATATAAGCCTCGTCCACTTGTACTGCGCAATCATCTCATCTCTTTCAACAAACACTTGATCCAATCTTTCCACCAAAACCTTGGATTTCTCATAACCCAATTCGATGACAAAAGAATCAATATGGATGGTGTTGAAGCAGTTAAACACTTGGAAATGAAGCTGAGGGATTTAGCGATCAGAGTGGAAGATGAAATCGAAATCCTAGTAGCACAGCTTTATGATGAAGAGGTCGATGATGAATATTTAGTTGGAATAGCAGATCTCTTTGTGGAAGAGAAAGATGAACTCGGAGTAGAAGATCTGTACGTGGAAAAACAACAGAGGGACACAGATGAGGAGAAGACTAAGCCTTGTGTGAAACTTGGTCAAGTTTTTCAAAGTGCAATGGAACAAATTGAAGCCATCAAGGAAGAGTTGCTGAAATTCAAGGCAGAAGGAAGAAAGACAGCCCATGATGTTCTACAAAGGTCTCAACTTCTTTCCTCCCACCATGCTTCACACTCCAAGGAACAAATGGTCGGGAAAAAACACGAGTTTGAGATAATCAAGAAGCTGCTAACTGAACTTATTGgatctaaagaaaaaaaagttgtatcaaTTATAGGTATGGGAGGAATCGGTAAGACAACTTTGGCCAGACAAGTTTATGAAGATCCATCAGTTTCTATCCACTTTGACGTTCGAGCCTGGGTTGTCGCATCACAGCTTCACAATAAGAGGCAAATGCTTGTAGGTCTTCTTAATTCAATTTCCAAACAAGACATCCTAGAAAACTCCACTGATGAGGATCTTGCTTtaaaactctaccaatttttaaAGCATCAAAGGTACATGGTTGTGATTGATGATGTGTGGAGTCGTGAGGCATGGGACGATGTTCACAATTGCTTTCCTGATGATGGAAATTGGAGCCGAGTATTGTTAACTACTCGCCTCGCAGaggtggcaaattatactagcTTCGACAATGACTTTTCTCATCATATGCAATTATTGGATCAAGTTGATAGTTGGAATTTTTTCTGTGAAAAGGCAGGTAAATCTCGTGGTGCTGAATTTGAGATAATCTGGAGGCCAATTGTTGAAAAATGCAAAGGATTGCCTCTAGCAATAATTGTGGTTGCCGGACTGTTCTCCAAACTCAACACACTAAATGAGTGGGAGAATATTGCAAAAGCTCTAGATTCTTCTACAACAACTATAGCGGCAACATGTTTAAAAATACTATCACTGAGCTACAATCACTTGCCTCACCACTTAAAGGCATGCTTTTTATATTTAGGGGTTTTTCCagaagatcataagataaaggCTAATGAGCTTTCAAGATTATGGTCTGCGGAAGGACTTGTAAAGGCATCCGAGAATGAAAACTTTGATGTAGTGGCTGAAAGGTATGTACAAGAACTTATGGATCGAAACCTAATTCTTGTGAGCAAGTGGAGTTGTTgtggaagaaaaattaaagtgtttggggTGCATGATTTATTGCATGCCTTTTGTGTGAAAGAAGCTCAAAAGGAGAACCTTCTGTATGTAGTTCGAGAAAATGGTTCAGATTTCCCTCAAAGATGCTTCCGTTGGGCAAGCATACAATCATCAAATTTTGATGTGTCTACACTATGTTATTGATCAAGAGGTTGTCGGTCCatcttttgtttttcaaaatgcATAGACTTAAATTTAGAACAGTTCAAGCTATTGAGAGTGTTCTTCTTTATTATCTCTAGGacgtatacaaataatattgcGGATCTCGTCCATTTAAGATATATATCACCAGTGTTTAGTGATGAATACATTATGGAACTGTTCAAGGCTTGGAATCTTCAAACTGTATATATTTGTGAAGATGATGCGAACTTTTTGGAGTTTCCACAATTGCAATAATTTTGCTGTTTATTTATTACGGGAGATTTATATCTTCCCAAATTTGTTCATCAAAACTTGAAGAGTCTTTCTTGGTTGCACCCTGAAcattgcacaaaagaattctttACACATGTTCCAAATGTAAAGAAGATACGGATTGAGGGTGGAAAAGGAAAGTGCAATGATTGCATCGAGAACCTTGTCAGTTTACAGCAGCTGGAGAGACTGAATATTAATGCTAATGAATGGGATTATACGAGTCCAAACATCCAGATTAACAACCATATTGTTCCCTTGAAAAGCCTTAAGAGGttaaaatttgaaggtaatCATTTTGAGTGGAATGGAATTAATATTCTTTGCAAGTTGCCTAGGTTAGAAGTGCTCAAGTTAAGGAAAGTGGCAAAGAATGGGAGCTACCAGAGGATGACAAATTCTGCCCAGTTAATTTATTTGGAAATTTTTTCAACTCATCTCAAAGATTGGAAAGCCACTGGTGATCATTTCCCCGACCCTCCAACACCTCTCCCTTGATAATTGtaagaaattgaaagagattCCCCGCGAATTTGCAGATATTTCAATATTGAAATCAATCAAATTAGTGGACTGTCTTCCTTCTGTGGTAACTTCAGCCCAGGAAAtcaaggaagaacaacatgatTATGATAATATTGTGCGTGTGGTTGTGGCCAAGAAACGTGGCTTCTCTCTGGTCTCGATCTCTCCCTTTACCTTTCTTAGTTACTTTCTCTCTAACTCTATTCAATTTCATCATTATCCTAATTTAGTTTCAACGATTAATGACAGGTTTTTGAGCCAGAATCTGATGAATGAAATTGAGTTGTGTCAGAAGAGTAGGAGGAAAGCTTGAGAAAAGAAGACTAGAGAAAAATGGGTATGCATGTCCATCTTTCATTGTGAATCATAAAATTTGACTTTGCAACATTGTACAGTGTAGCTTTGAGTGAGAAAGCGAGTTAGACTcgtcatttaatttgttgtgatttttgttTTAGAAACATTTGTTTCTATTTCATTCATAAGGTCACGTGATATGCTTGAAGTTCATTCATGTTTATATTGGTTTGGCCTTTCACAAGGAAAGATTAATGTTTATATTGGTTTGGCCTTTAATTTTGCAGTTCAGGTAAATGgagtattattaattattttattgaagtGAATAAATGTTATAGAATGAAGTAacagcatatataatatattcaggAAAAGAATGCGAGAATGagatatttgaaatttttttttttttttggaatactactaactctattacaatgcatatctgtttataactactttctcaacgtattgaagcacaagagtcagtattttCTCAAcgtattgaagcacaagagtcaccacctcccgtataaagggaagggtttgatgccactggaccacaattaaaatgtaaaagcaGCATCAACTCCATGAGCTGCTGCAGATTTCTGGAGACTGTTTTCTTTTACCAACCTTAACCGTAGCCTTTCATATTCcaatcaacaatatcattcaaCATAAGTTTTAGTTAAACTAGTATTTCACTCGTGCGAggcataaaatataaataaatgcaaaataattaattccaatatatatattatagacaGAAAATGTCATTTATTAAATTTCGATAAATGTTATTTATCATATCATTACAAATATTAAATCTAATACGAATTTTAAAATGAAGCCAAATATTCCACATAGGTATCAAATCAATCACAATCATATATTAACAACAATAAAATGCTTCATCAAAACCATTtataaattactccgtattaaataccTCCTTTATACACAACATTTGTAGTCTTCAAACCATAATGTCCATCTTCATTACATACAAGTACTTTAAGACCATATGGACTATTAACTCTAGACAAAGCTACATAAAGTTGACAATGTAAAAATACTGGTTTCTTCAAAAGCAAACCAACATTAGATAGTGTTTGATCTTGACTCTTATTTATTGTCATTACATACAACATCAATGAAAATTGTCTTCTTGTGAATTTAAAGGgcaatcttggatttgaaggtGTTAGCGACAATCTGGGAATCTAGGAGGACAATTTGGTACTCGCACTCCAAATTTTCTTCCTATGTataatggaattgtaattcctagTTAGGGGAGGTGAGATTTGCATTGTAATTCTATAAGTAAATTTAATGTAAGTTTCTATCTTGTGGCACGTGGATGCTGAAGTGTGATTCCGAAACGGAAAAACGCCGAAGGATACAGGCCTAGACTGAACATGTTTGAATTCTTGCAAGGACAAGAATCTCAGTTGCATTATTGGTACGTCATATGAAGCTCTTGACATGTAGAGAGAAATTTGGTACTTTTCTTCCCTACTTGAACTAATTGATACGAAAAAAGGCAAATTAATGATTATATATTAACATGTTGCAATATAATGCTGAAGATATTGATGGAAAGCAAGAATGGAAAATAGATCAATCCACTTGTGATAAGTGTTAAAATATTGTTACGTTGTTGTAATTGTTGATCATTTTATTAGTGGTGCAcctttattacaaaaaattttattacaaagaAGGATTTTGTAGTGCTTGATAATCTTAAACTGCTCTAAAAAATTTCCTAACCTAATACaagacaattttaaaattgaagttcTAAATTCTTAATATCTGATCTTATCGTTTACataatcaaaatctaattatacTTTATTACTAACAAAATCAAAAACTTTTCTTTCCTTAAATCTCCGCTATTCAAGTTTTCTAATAGATTGTTTGAGAAAAATTCCAAGATTGTGCTCCTTTGTAATCCTTAGAATTGAAGGATTGATTTAAGAAAATAGAAGTACAAACAAGAGCTTATTATAGAGTCATAGATAAGGAAccaaactggaaaaaaaaaaaaaaaaaaaaaaaaaaggcagaggagaaattaattaattaaaatgctgCACAGTAcactttttaaaacttaaatacaaaaataaaagaaaatcctGTATCCAAAGACACccttaattatttgtttatttgcaCCGATTCCTTCAAATCtcattttttataaggtttttGGTTTTCCAGTTAGAGTACAACATGAAATTAATAATAGGCATgttgctataaaataaaatactgtACACAATgctaatttctcaaaaaatataatattccttGGTAACTCAActtcttatttaattatttgtttatttgcaCCGAGTCATTCAGATCTCATTTTTATAAGGTTTTTGTGTTTTCCAATTAGAGTACAACaatatgaaattaataataagcatgctgctattatatatatatatatatatatataggtgttaAGAATCCTGCGAGAACAGTACTATAGGAGAACAAATTTTAgccttatattttttaaaattcgaCGGATCtgatcatatttaaaaaaaaatgcgatgatattttcgtaattataATCAACttcactatgcaaacttgaacacttaaatatgcaatctttaacaactaaatatgcaaacttgataaattttataaaatcaactaaaaagctaaattttaaatctaaatcgtAAATGGTAGACCTtaagtagtaaaaagtgaaccactaaaccaaataaaacaaaaaaactcgGTCATAAATTCTAAAATCGAAACCTTAAGTGTAATGCCCTTTCGCATTTTTACAActgcaatcttttaatactaaatagggaaaaaggtcaaataagtCCCTAAACAAtatctgaaaagtcaattaggtccctaaatatttaaaaagtacaattaggtcttttaacatgttaaattgagacaaaaactcaaaaatcaGTAAATAAGCAGGTCATTTACTGTTCAGGAAAAAATTCGACAACCGTCACCGGAGTCCTACTGAAGGCAATCAAATAGTCGCCTTCCTAGGGGACTGGTCGCCTTCAATGGAGAAGACGAACTTCGCCGGTCCATATAAGTTGTAGAATCACATGACCCTTGCTATAAAATCTatttactttattcattgaattattaAGCTATTTCTAGTCCTAAGCTAATTATTCCTAACCACATTTTGCATTAACCTAATccgcaaaagtattacattgtagtatctgttcactgaggctcaatctcatgacctcgactctcatatggaagagtcactacatgtcatatgagcacaaggtgcttagcatctattttgataattatattactcaacattatttatttcattacttcaagaaatatttgtattggttatatttattgaaaattgattatattttctttatatataatatatactctatttttgtgacaatcaatatttattttttattttttgcaatgaattaatttatttatgatttataaaaatatatttttgtaagaaaattataaataatgtattaataaaagttatgtaatgtttgtaagggtgtgttcaatttagagttttaatgacttttatagagtttttaatatgaaaatgtttttaaaagtctataaatattTGTCCTATAGATTTTTATAGACTCgtataaagttgatgaaagtttaaaaatttttaagaaaGTATACCAAAGTCATTTAAAATCCGtcactttaaaaatatttaaaagtctTAATTGAATACACCCTAAGATAATGCAATAATTACAGTTCAGGATTTACGGTcataatttacaaattcaatATTCTAGCAGTATCTTAATATAATTGTACTGTAGGTTAACTAAAATAATTGAAAGGATTAATATGAGTGCCATTTAAAATatcttaattacaaatttttaatgatatatttcttatgcattaattttatttgaaaaaacaattaagttaaaatagaatttatggagaaaatattaatttctaataactaaaattaaaattctaaataaattaaaaaatctttCAACCACTCATCATTCAATTATTAATTCAAGTTGGACTCCCTGGGACTCTGGGAGTAGCTTATTGGCCTTTAATTTGAGTCGATCAACTATATGTAATataagtaatttaattttttatagttCTTTGAATCTTTGCCTACTAACATTAAAACGCAGGATTTATCTCGGACACACTCTCGAATAATAGCTGTGAGTTTTCCTTGTtagtcaataaaaataaaaaacttatttattaaaTAGTGCACATTtgtttataacaattaaatatttgttattaagttttcaaaaaaaaaatttgttattaaCCAAAATTAGATTGGAATTAAACATTACAGTTCATTAAATGACTCTAGAATTTGAGTATTTGACACCATACCTAATCCGAAGCtacctaacatttttttttttgctccaaaaataaaaaaaaaaattaaaaaaaaaacattttttttgtcattctTTGAATGATTCCCCGACAACTATaccttttctttttatctttccAACAAGTGTTATCTTTGACTTTAAAAAATGGCATTGCATTATAGAGGGTGTAGTACCATTATTGAGTTCCTGTTGATATTACTTCCAAATTCCAATTGCTTCTTCTGTGAATTTTTACAGTTCTAGAGATCGAAGGATGGCTTGTGTAGCAGTAGCTTCTCTTCTGAGAACAATAGAGCTTGAGTTCTTGCAATATTACCCTCGTCCACTTGTACTGCACGATGATCTCATCTCTCCCAACAAAGACTTGATCCAATCTTTCCACCAAAAG contains the following coding sequences:
- the LOC116004794 gene encoding putative late blight resistance protein homolog R1B-17, translated to MACVAVASLLRTIELEFLQYKPRPLVLRNHLISFNKHLIQSFHQNLGFLITQFDDKRINMDGVEAVKHLEMKLRDLAIRVEDEIEILVAQLYDEEVDDEYLVGIADLFVEEKDELGVEDLYVEKQQRDTDEEKTKPCVKLGQVFQSAMEQIEAIKEELLKFKAEGRKTAHDVLQRSQLLSSHHASHSKEQMVGKKHEFEIIKKLLTELIGSKEKKVVSIIGMGGIGKTTLARQVYEDPSVSIHFDVRAWVVASQLHNKRQMLVGLLNSISKQDILENSTDEDLALKLYQFLKHQRYMVVIDDVWSREAWDDVHNCFPDDGNWSRVLLTTRLAEVANYTSFDNDFSHHMQLLDQVDSWNFFCEKAGKSRGAEFEIIWRPIVEKCKGLPLAIIVVAGLFSKLNTLNEWENIAKALDSSTTTIAATCLKILSLSYNHLPHHLKACFLYLGVFPEDHKIKANELSRLWSAEGLVKASENENFDVVAERTYTNNIADLVHLRYISPVFSDEYIMELFKAWNLQTSLSWLHPEHCTKEFFTHVPNVKKIRIEGGKGKCNDCIENLVSLQQLERLNINANEWDYTSPNIQINNHIVPLKSLKRLKFEGNHFEWNGINILCKLPRLEVLKLRKVAKNGSYQRMTNSAQLIYLEIFSTHLKDWKATGDHFPDPPTPLP